Below is a genomic region from Drosophila albomicans strain 15112-1751.03 chromosome 2R, ASM965048v2, whole genome shotgun sequence.
tataaatatagggAATATATGAAACAGCAACATTAATTTTCCCCTCTCTCCATATCATTAATCATCTTATCATAAATGAACCTGAgtttaaaaatcaacaaatagaAACTTGTTTAACCCATCACATCTAGTAGTATTGctaaatttgaaaacttttcaaactaaaactcttttacttttttactttgacaaatacaaaataattgatatatgtatgtacatattaaattaatttgtttgtcttCCATAAAATGAGCAAAGAGGACCCCCGAGTTCATTGTTCATACAGCAAAGTCGCAACTAAATTGTCTATGACTAGGCATTTTTTGACTATGGACgttaattaaaaaagcaaCGAAGGCGtccaataataacaaaatatataaacatgcTCTTTATGATGATTTAGAGGTCGCAATTGTCTAAAAGATAGTTGACttgtgtaaaaaaaaactagtaaAACTAACGGGCACTTCCATTAGGCGGACATTTTCAGCGATGCTTATCTTAGATTTTTTCCGGACACGAAAAATTGACTGAACTTTATTAAGCTTGTGCTTACAAGtttttaataatgtaaaacgaattcattaaaatacattagaaagaaaaacgaaaatataaaatgtaacgAAATGGTCGACTGAGAGATAATCGCtacttattttcttaaaatatgtcGAATTTTATTAGATATAATTATAACCAAAAATGTAATGATCcctaaaaattttattgcgatcacattatggtatattttgaatggaaaaataccaatataccaaaaacatagCCTTTGGTAAATTTCCGAATTTTTGTCGTatccatttggtatatttttgcttttattcaatgtGTGTAGCGATattctcacagtcgagcacactctactgTCGCTTCCTTacgatcgcaaccaaatttgtttgcatggACGGACAGATTACAGACGGACATGTCTATATCGTCTCGGTAGtatccttctgcctgttacatttATTTCCTGCGGGCACAAAGTTGTACCAGCCTGCTACCATATGAGTAGCAGTTCCTATTTAAATAGTATTCACAACAGTCACTTAAATTATGCGCAATGAGCGAAATGGGTAATGAATAATATCAATGGAATTGCGAACACGGTTTCCGAATTTAGATAATGAGTCAATAAGTATGGGAGATACTTTACCTTCACATCTCTACGGGAGTAGTAGTAATCCatgattaaattatttgattaatacatatgtatgtacatatatgtatgtaatgtcAACTATAACAttcattcagtttttttttttacaatttgcgTTTTACAACTGTTTTCACCCGTGATATTAATTTCACCgtaataaaacattaaaatttatggaCAACAATTtcgccaaaaaataaaaaagagagacATAAAAAACGATGAAAAAATTATTCCCAGCGATTTGCATATGGTTCACATTTCACACACCccgtttaatattttttgttgtagtttttgtttttctagtATGTTGTGGTTACTTTGCATATTGGAAACGCGGAACGTTTGTTTCTTGGCAACTTAATGATCATCGCGATAGTCATTACGATCATTAGCTACACCATCTTTTTGGGGGCTTCGCTTTTACTGTCGTTTGACGATGACTTTGTCGATGGGATGACGAAGAAATTGAAGATGGTTAAAATTttgcagcaaacacacacatacatagtatTGCagagtatatgtgtgtatcgTATTTGAAATAGcgttaacattttaaaacgCTTTTCACTGACCTCAATTGGAGGTGCACACActccccacacacacgcacactattttatttattgatgcCATTGCTGAGTTGTTctgtttgttgtctgttgtttaGTGACAAGGCTCCGCAGATTTTGCTGCTATTATCAATAATGAAAAGCTATTCTTAAGCTAAGCACAAGGATGCAAATAATTGGTACTCAATCGATCTTCATTGAAAACTAAAAAGCAACTGTGTGAACGGTAAACtgtgcaaatttcaaattttgaaagcATGTCGACTACTTTTATTCGATTTGTATTACTTTGCATATCGATAAAGGCAAAAACAATTAGCAACAATCGCGATTAATGAACTggaaaattgaattcaatcaGTGGGACGAATCGGAACGAACGGAATGTAACCGAACGGAACGGGACAATGCATGGACAATTAATTTGgaatgtttttgcttttgtcattttcaattttataatatttattgtttgtatttttgctgctAATCTGTTTTGCAAATTTGGCGAAATTGTGCCTATATAAGATCCCGTATGCCTTTTATGCGATGCCTTGGTGCGTTAAACTCAACAGTTTTGCAAAACAATAGGAAAAGTGAAAGACAAACCGTATGTCTGACTGATttaaaaagtaacaaaaataacaacagcaacaattcgAGCGATTGTTGTATCTATTGCATTATACAaacgtttgttgtttgttttttttttattttcagttgtCGATCTccgtatacacacacaatgacAATGCACTTGAACATCTTGTAAATCATTGATGTTTGGTTTACTTTTTATGGACGACACTTTGAAAAGAGTAACAACGAATTTCACCCAATTTGCCACAATAGCAAAATACACATGCTATGTATAACAATAGCACACTAGTTGAACCCATTTTCTGTACAACATACGccaaatttgatttcattttatttcattattcattatttttagcCTCCACTGCTTAGACTCCAGCcgaaattcaaaaataaaactcagtACTCTTGACACTTGGCTGCTGTGCACGtctggcaacagcaacaacaacaacaacggcaacggaaCGACAACAGCGACGCACTCAAAACGGGCTACGCGCACCTGCGATGCCTGCGAACTACAACTAAACTGAACTGACGCTGCCAACGTCGCTTGCTAACGGCTTAGGCCTCATTCATGCAAGCTGAGAGCTGAGACTCTATGGCTGCGTCGGTGACGGTGACTGCGACCGCGACAGAGTCAGCGATGTCTGCGCTCTTCACTCTCCATGCAGGTAAGAGaaagtgagtgtgagtgagtgcgttgttgttggagATATATGCTTGATGCGTAtcttgtgtgtatttgtgcgAAAACCggctttttgtgttttctgtcTCTACATTATGATccctctttctcgctctctctgtcgctctctcgctGACTTTGGCTGTTGCGCGCTCTGTTTGCAGTTCGATCAAGTTGCAACACTTGCACTGCAGTTGCTACTTGCAGCGTGTCGCTTAGGTGTTTTTTCTAtcgtgttttttcttttgatcGGCACTAATGCCTCACTGTCTCACGTTTCAACCTAGCAGCAGGTTTTTATCGCGAGACGACGACTACGATTGTTGTCTTTGTCGTTCTCATAACTAACGCAAAATTATATCATAGATCATGCCAATAGTGCATAACCGCGTCGTCAGGCAACTGGCGACAGCAGAAAGCTAAGACACAACTCGAGCTCAGGCTACAAATTCAATTCCAGTTCCAGCTTCAGATCCAGATACAAATCGCCAGTTATCTCAAGACACTCATGTACACGTGTATGTGTAGACATCTTTATGAGCGACTAAAATTTAACCCGTCTGTCTTTCGAATTGTTTTATATGCTTGGGACAAGTTCAAGTGTCTGGGCTAACACTACAAAGCAGCAAAATGACACGAGCTTAAAGTGccaattacaaaattatgttAGATAGTATAAATTTGAGGCGATTACTGGTCGCTCTACAATAACGAGCTGTGATAATAAAACTATCTTGAACAAAACAACTAAGTGAAGGCATAGTCCCTTCGAAAgcaacatacatatgtatttaagtGAAAATTTTTTACAACTTACCTCAGCTGTAACTTGAGCCTGGTTTAAGGGAATTGGTAGAATATCTGTTTCGTTGATAGCTTTTGGggctattgttattgttggtattgttgttgctttttgcgaTTTCGTTGTTGGCTTCTTTAGCTTTTGGCTTGATTCGTTCGTTTTGGGTTTCGTTTTGGCTTCAGTTAACTTCTTGCCATTTTGCAATGTTTGCAAATCCTTCTTCAGTTGTCCTATGTTACGTTCTTTGGTTTTGATTTCCTCTAGCtgcaaatgttaaaaaaaaatacacattcAATTCATGTATCAGTAATAAAGACTCAGCCACGAAAAATATTCGGACTTATACAAAGTAAAAAAGGCATGTGTAGATTTTATACATCATGTGTGATTATGATTAAAAACAAGTTGCTTGTCCGCTTTAACGACATCAGATGTGTTTGTTCCTCAACGCAACGGCAACGGTGCGTAACTTACCAAACGtgttatttcaattttggCTGACTTTTGTATCTGAGTCAATCGGTTATCATATGCAGTTTTCAATTGGCGCATATCAGCTGCCTTGCGTCTATCAGCCTGGCCAATGATCTGCAAAAAATTACCACGAATATACATTTACAGGTTTCTTTAAATAGGCGAACCACCTTATAACACAAACATCATCATTTCGATTTTCATCATCAAGCaaacaagagaaaaaacaagaaagcttTATTCCATGCTGTTAGTTGCATTTCAGCTGCAATTTCCATTAGCCAAACGAGAGCCACATAACAAAACAATCAAGTAACAATATTTGCTGGCTGTCAGTTTATGGCCAACATTAGCGGAATTACCACCATTCCCCTTTCTTCCTATATGTGTGTATCGGGGCTTGGCTATAAAACTAAGGCCCTTTGCCTGTGTGTTTCGCAATTGTTGCAAGTCCTTCATCACAATGACTTTAAACTGTCTGGCTTCCctgttggtggtggtggtgctgATGTCGACATCTCTTCCTGCTGCACCAAATCAAGTTCCTGTTCCACTGGAGAACCCTCGAGATTCCGAATTAATAGTTGAGGTTAGCAAAATTTTATGTCGTGGTCGCATCAAAGTGCTCTTCGTCTACTTTGAGAATCAGTTAACACACGATCACTCCGGCGAGATATTACGTGAGGTGACCAAGTGTGATATATCCTACATATCTCTCCGGTaagttatataattatttgtgcTCTTCTACGATACACCGTCCTTATGCAGACAAGTATTCGTTAGgagtacatatattaaatatgtacattaattgaaatatcgTTGCTATTATTATAAGACTTAATttctcaaaacaaaaactttatatTGTTTAAGGCAGCCtcttgaattaatttaaaacatctTAAAAAATCTATGAAGAATGATTTAGACAAATGTGggaatatattttcatttactatGCGCATCCAATATGCAGTTTTTAtacaacttttaaatattctagAATTAGGTTGAGTTGATAAAATATAGATACAAATTTCTGTGTACATGCAGTTAGTAaagcgtaatttaaaaatgctggAACTTTTGCGCCTGACtttaaagatattttcaaATAGAATATTTAACTTTCGGTCTTTATCGTTAACAGCAAAAACTTTCGTCCGCTAGAGGCTGTGAAGGATGACGGTATATTGATGTACATGGTCATGATCATTAAGGACATTTCGCAGCCTCTGAAGCTATCgctaattaacaaaaaatctGCTGCCAAGCATCTGTCGCACGTCATATTACTTGTCCGGGATTCCACGAAACTTTCGTTGGGTTGGATGCGAGCCAGCTTTCGGCAATTCTGGACCATTTGGTTACTGAATATTGTGATCATATTTTGGCGCAATGATCGTCTGCATGTGTATCGCTATAATCCCTTTACGAACGACTTTCTGTTGCAGCTGCCCTTGAAGCGGGGCGAACTACCCACAATGGGGCAACTGTTTCCCACAGCGATACCAAATATGCATCGGAAACCATTGCGAATGTGTCTCTACATGGATGAGGTACGAGCCGTCTATGGTCCGAATGGCCAAGTTATGGGCACTGATGGTCTGCTCTCCGATTATATTGCGGAACGTTTAAATGCCACTCGAATCATCACGCGACCGATAACATACTCAATGCACAATCAGACAGCTGACTTGTGTGCTGTAGAGATTGCCAATGAGTTCGATGACATCGCCATGAACATTCGATTTCTTGCCCCGGGCACCTTTCAGAAGAGTGCCGAGTGGACAGTTGCCCACAGCCGCGATGATCTGTGCGTGATTGTGCCCAAAGCCAAGTCAGAGCCAATCTTCTGGAACATATTTCGTTCGTTTGGTGCTCTGGTTTGGTTATCGATACTGATCTCTATGATTCTGGCGAATGTCTGCTGCTATGCTCTCAACCAGGAACGCGATAGATGGCTGCCACTGCAGCTCTTCTGCTGCATCTTGTCGCAGCCCGTGTGGCACACGCCGCGCAATATTTCGCTACGTGTCTTTCTCGTCTTTTGGCTGTACTTCGCCATGCTCATCTGCAATGCATTCAAGTGCAATCTGACCAGTATGTTGGTCTATCGCAAGCCGCTGCCGGATATCAATGATCTTGGTTCGCTGGCTGCTTCGCCGTATAAGATACTCGTGCGTCCGGTTCAC
It encodes:
- the LOC117575394 gene encoding uncharacterized protein LOC117575394, with product MYMVMIIKDISQPLKLSLINKKSAAKHLSHVILLVRDSTKLSLGWMRASFRQFWTIWLLNIVIIFWRNDRLHVYRYNPFTNDFLLQLPLKRGELPTMGQLFPTAIPNMHRKPLRMCLYMDEVRAVYGPNGQVMGTDGLLSDYIAERLNATRIITRPITYSMHNQTADLCAVEIANEFDDIAMNIRFLAPGTFQKSAEWTVAHSRDDLCVIVPKAKSEPIFWNIFRSFGALVWLSILISMILANVCCYALNQERDRWLPLQLFCCILSQPVWHTPRNISLRVFLVFWLYFAMLICNAFKCNLTSMLVYRKPLPDINDLGSLAASPYKILVRPVHMKHIKQFLNNGHQYEAQIWKLMVVVPDRLLLNNLNRNVRSFAYLEKYHIAKFQVNARQHMHTGRPVFHLMNSCLVPYHAVYTVPYGSPYLGFFNKLLRSAYEFGFERYWDRIMNSAFIKSGTKVHRSRRSNNGDDPVVLKLEHYHAVFFLWAIGALLSFLGFLWELLARN